One genomic window of Thermococcus indicus includes the following:
- a CDS encoding sulfide-dependent adenosine diphosphate thiazole synthase: MREIEISRAIIEAYTAELLESLSLDVAIVGAGPSGMVAGYYLAKNGAKVAIFEKKLSTGGGIWGGAMGFNRIVVQEEAREILDEFGITYKPFKNGLYVADAIETATTIASKAVKAGVRFFNMIEVEDLVLKDDRVAGIVINWTPVLMTGLHVDPLTVEAKFVIDSTGHGAQITQHLVRRGLLEVPGEGPMWAERGEELTVKHTKEIFPGLYVTGMAANAISGAPRMGPIFGGMFLSGRKAAFEILEKLR, translated from the coding sequence ATGAGAGAAATAGAGATAAGCAGGGCGATAATAGAGGCCTACACGGCCGAGCTTCTTGAGAGTTTGAGCCTTGACGTGGCGATAGTCGGCGCGGGCCCCTCGGGGATGGTTGCAGGCTATTACCTGGCGAAGAACGGGGCAAAGGTTGCGATATTCGAGAAGAAGCTCTCCACCGGCGGCGGAATCTGGGGCGGCGCGATGGGCTTCAACAGGATAGTCGTCCAGGAGGAAGCCAGGGAAATCCTCGACGAGTTCGGGATAACGTACAAGCCCTTTAAAAACGGCCTCTACGTTGCAGATGCTATCGAAACAGCAACGACAATAGCGAGCAAGGCCGTCAAAGCCGGCGTGAGGTTCTTCAACATGATTGAGGTCGAGGACTTGGTTCTCAAGGACGACCGCGTGGCCGGAATCGTAATCAACTGGACGCCGGTTCTCATGACGGGCCTCCACGTGGACCCGCTCACCGTCGAGGCGAAGTTTGTAATCGATTCGACGGGCCACGGGGCGCAGATTACGCAACACCTCGTCAGGCGCGGCCTGCTTGAGGTTCCCGGAGAGGGCCCGATGTGGGCCGAGAGGGGCGAAGAGCTCACCGTAAAGCACACGAAGGAAATCTTCCCCGGCCTCTACGTCACCGGAATGGCCGCGAACGCGATAAGCGGTGCCCCGAGAATGGGCCCGATATTCGGCGGAATGTTCCTCAGCGGGAGGAAAGCGGCCTTCGAAATTCTCGAAAAGCTGAGGTGA
- the thiC gene encoding phosphomethylpyrimidine synthase ThiC, protein MTQLEEAQRGVITEEMKFIAEREGISAEKLRRSVAKGHTVIFRNVRHDWVKPVAVGNVVRVKINANIGTSRDIVDLKAEIEKAKVAVKYGADTIMDLSTGGDLDSIRKAIMHAVDVPIGTVPIYQAAEEMLAKGKAIIEMSEDDMWKAVEKHFRDGVDYTTIHVGVTKEVVEKMKGTKRIVGMVSRGGTFLAAWILHWGDENPFYKDYDYLLELAREYDVVLSLGDGLRPGGLPDAGDELQIAELYTLGRLVRKAREAGVQTMVEGPGHVPIDQIGAQVKLAKIATDNAPFYVLGPIVTDVFPGYDHITAAIGGAIAALNGADFLCYVTPAEHLGLPTVEHVREGVIAARIAAHAVNLTRFEADFRKDYLMSLARGKLDWAGQFELSQDRDRFIEIRKERPTKTEACSMCGDLCAIKLINDMLRDG, encoded by the coding sequence ATGACCCAGCTTGAGGAAGCTCAAAGGGGAGTAATCACGGAGGAGATGAAGTTCATCGCCGAGAGGGAGGGAATCAGCGCCGAGAAGCTCAGGAGGAGCGTCGCCAAAGGCCATACTGTCATCTTCCGCAACGTCCGCCACGACTGGGTTAAGCCCGTCGCTGTCGGCAACGTCGTCCGCGTGAAAATCAATGCCAACATAGGCACCTCCCGCGACATCGTCGACCTCAAGGCCGAAATAGAGAAGGCTAAGGTCGCTGTCAAGTACGGGGCCGACACCATAATGGACCTCTCCACCGGCGGCGACCTCGATTCGATAAGGAAGGCCATAATGCACGCCGTTGACGTGCCGATTGGGACGGTGCCTATTTACCAGGCGGCGGAGGAGATGTTGGCAAAGGGAAAGGCAATCATCGAGATGAGCGAGGACGATATGTGGAAGGCCGTTGAGAAGCACTTCAGGGACGGCGTTGATTACACGACGATTCACGTTGGAGTCACGAAGGAAGTCGTCGAGAAGATGAAGGGTACGAAGAGAATCGTCGGCATGGTCTCGCGCGGGGGGACGTTTTTAGCTGCCTGGATACTTCACTGGGGCGACGAGAATCCTTTCTATAAAGACTACGACTATCTGCTTGAGCTGGCCAGGGAGTACGACGTCGTTCTCAGCCTCGGCGACGGGTTGAGGCCTGGCGGACTGCCAGATGCTGGCGACGAGCTTCAGATAGCGGAACTCTACACCCTCGGGAGGCTCGTTAGAAAGGCCAGGGAAGCCGGAGTTCAAACGATGGTCGAGGGGCCAGGCCACGTTCCGATAGACCAGATAGGGGCCCAGGTGAAGCTCGCCAAGATCGCCACGGACAATGCTCCTTTCTATGTGTTGGGTCCGATAGTTACCGACGTTTTCCCAGGCTACGACCACATCACGGCTGCCATAGGCGGAGCAATAGCCGCCCTGAACGGCGCCGACTTCCTCTGCTACGTAACGCCGGCGGAGCACCTCGGACTGCCGACGGTGGAGCACGTGAGGGAAGGGGTTATAGCCGCCAGGATAGCCGCTCACGCGGTGAACCTGACACGCTTCGAGGCCGACTTTAGGAAGGACTACCTCATGAGCCTGGCCCGCGGTAAACTCGACTGGGCGGGACAGTTCGAGCTGAGCCAGGACAGAGATAGATTCATCGAAATAAGGAAGGAGAGACCGACAAAGACCGAGGCCTGCTCGATGTGCGGCGACCTCTGCGCGATAAAGCTCATCAACGACATGCTGAGGGATGGGTGA
- a CDS encoding phosphoribosylaminoimidazolesuccinocarboxamide synthase translates to MRLIYRGKTKDVYEDGPHLIFHFKDTVLGRAGREDSGGNEVIGEREGKGSIVLEQTEFFFRLLEKNGLKTHFVERIDSRKARFLKAERIPLEVVYRELAYGSFLLRYGRWVKPFQRLGMVEFTLKDDSLDDPIIAEEAVAALGIASDGELREMKSITRKVAEILRKFFSSKGLQLVDFKLEFGRLNGEILVIDELSGDTMRVAKGGRILSREELLEVIE, encoded by the coding sequence GTGAGGCTCATCTACCGCGGCAAGACCAAGGACGTCTACGAGGACGGCCCCCACCTAATCTTCCACTTCAAGGACACCGTCCTTGGCAGAGCAGGGAGAGAAGACAGCGGGGGCAACGAGGTAATCGGTGAGAGGGAGGGAAAGGGAAGCATTGTCCTGGAGCAGACGGAGTTCTTCTTCCGCCTTCTTGAGAAAAACGGCTTAAAGACGCACTTCGTCGAGCGGATTGACAGCAGAAAAGCCCGCTTCCTGAAGGCAGAGAGGATTCCGCTGGAGGTCGTCTACCGCGAATTGGCCTATGGGAGCTTCCTGCTGAGGTACGGGCGCTGGGTAAAACCCTTCCAGAGGCTTGGAATGGTTGAGTTCACGCTGAAGGACGACTCCCTCGACGACCCGATCATAGCTGAGGAAGCAGTGGCTGCCCTCGGAATCGCGAGCGATGGGGAGCTTAGAGAAATGAAGTCAATCACGAGGAAGGTCGCGGAAATCTTAAGGAAGTTCTTCTCCTCAAAGGGCCTCCAGCTGGTGGATTTTAAGCTCGAGTTCGGGAGGCTGAATGGAGAGATTCTGGTGATAGACGAGCTCAGCGGCGACACTATGCGCGTTGCCAAAGGCGGGAGAATCCTGAGCAGGGAGGAACTGTTGGAGGTGATTGAATGA
- a CDS encoding formate--phosphoribosylaminoimidazolecarboxamide ligase — MIISTIASHSSLQILLGAKDEGFKTRLYVKPERRAFYASTRLADELVVTEEMGAILEDDGIVIPHGSFVAYLGLEAIENAKAKFFGNRRFLKWETSFELQDRALKKAGIPMVEVIEPGEAKPDELYFVRLEGPRGGSGHFLAYGYELEEKTKDLSEPYRIERFTDGVYLYVHFFYSPILNRLELFGVDERLVIADANKRRPFRTLPYTIAGNKAVALRESLIPVLYDYGLAFVDAMEELEPPGIIGPFALHFAYDGEFRCIGFASRIDGGSNAKHWYSALYWERPMLMGERIAREIKLALEEDRLREVVA, encoded by the coding sequence ATGATTATCTCGACGATAGCTTCGCACTCCTCCCTCCAGATTCTCCTTGGGGCTAAGGATGAGGGATTCAAGACAAGGCTCTACGTGAAGCCCGAGAGGAGGGCCTTCTACGCCTCCACGAGGCTCGCGGACGAGCTTGTCGTTACGGAAGAGATGGGCGCGATTCTTGAGGACGATGGAATAGTAATTCCGCACGGCTCCTTCGTCGCTTATCTCGGGCTTGAGGCAATAGAGAACGCCAAAGCCAAGTTCTTCGGCAACAGGCGTTTCCTCAAGTGGGAAACCAGCTTTGAGCTCCAGGATAGGGCCCTTAAAAAGGCCGGTATTCCGATGGTTGAAGTCATCGAGCCCGGAGAGGCCAAGCCGGACGAGCTTTACTTTGTCCGCCTTGAGGGACCGAGGGGTGGAAGCGGGCACTTCTTGGCTTACGGTTATGAACTGGAGGAGAAGACCAAAGACCTGAGCGAACCCTACAGGATTGAACGCTTCACAGACGGAGTTTACCTCTACGTCCACTTCTTCTATTCGCCGATTTTAAACCGTTTGGAGCTCTTTGGCGTTGATGAGCGCCTGGTCATTGCGGACGCAAACAAGAGGCGGCCCTTCAGGACCCTCCCCTACACCATAGCGGGAAACAAGGCAGTAGCGCTGAGGGAGTCGCTCATTCCAGTGCTCTACGATTACGGATTGGCTTTCGTCGATGCCATGGAAGAGCTTGAACCTCCCGGCATCATAGGACCCTTCGCTCTCCACTTCGCCTACGATGGTGAATTCCGCTGCATAGGCTTCGCCTCGCGCATAGACGGCGGCAGCAATGCCAAACACTGGTACTCGGCCCTCTACTGGGAGAGGCCGATGCTCATGGGCGAGAGGATAGCGCGCGAGATTAAGCTGGCCCTCGAGGAGGACCGCCTCAGGGAGGTGGTAGCTTGA
- a CDS encoding IMP cyclohydrolase, producing MTYTGRTLGIGLMNGKPFAFYLLCSRSFPQRRAVVRRNAVYIENLTETDNPYVSYPVVRLLDDYAVVTNGLQTDFMAQALEWESPRKALVHVLDVLDYERDSYSTPRIAGIIEHGNGKGWLGFAGRDEFWVKSLELEEGTAFVTATYDLGFVELDFPPFSTAEGLAGRVMGLPFENKVLAIGVVEEKKGWRLAVSP from the coding sequence TTGACGTACACCGGAAGGACCCTCGGAATCGGTCTGATGAACGGCAAGCCCTTCGCATTCTACCTCCTCTGCTCCCGTTCTTTTCCCCAGAGGAGGGCAGTGGTGAGGAGAAACGCGGTTTACATTGAGAACTTAACGGAGACGGACAACCCCTACGTCAGCTACCCAGTCGTGAGGCTCCTCGATGACTACGCCGTCGTGACGAACGGCCTCCAGACGGACTTCATGGCCCAGGCCCTTGAGTGGGAGAGCCCGAGGAAAGCCCTGGTTCATGTCCTGGATGTACTCGACTACGAGCGCGATTCCTACTCAACTCCGAGAATAGCCGGGATAATTGAACATGGAAACGGTAAGGGCTGGCTCGGCTTCGCCGGGAGGGACGAGTTCTGGGTTAAATCGCTGGAGCTGGAGGAGGGGACGGCATTCGTGACGGCGACCTACGACCTTGGCTTCGTCGAGCTCGATTTCCCACCCTTTTCAACGGCGGAAGGGCTTGCTGGGAGAGTCATGGGGCTGCCCTTCGAGAACAAGGTTCTGGCGATTGGGGTCGTGGAAGAGAAAAAAGGATGGAGGCTGGCCGTCAGCCCCTGA
- a CDS encoding sodium:solute symporter family protein: MVVAFILGGASWGATYGLGGIWYGFACGLGLLVLGLTLARPMRALALYTVPDVLEMRYRSKTIRLLAALLSLLALVGILGAQVWAASAIFEAIGLPGTAGAVLATLVFIAYTAFSGLWAVALTDFVQVIIGSVGIFVAVVLGLIKVGGINGLRGALEGIQGLPQPASSYFSLTSLGASLLALTLLATVMYTLIGQDFYQRLFAAKDEKTARRGAIYAGALLMALSFLPALAGMLAIALSGNPESIINSPKTAVPALVITVFGSGVGAIFVAAVLAAVMSTADSLLSAATSHMVRDIYASFINPKADEKKLLNLSVITTVAIGLLSLVAALTIQGIVELLIYSYDVYTSGVFIPLVLGIYWRRATKEGALAGMAAGSLAAVLGITGVVSFQYWEYIYVSGALVSAVVMVLVSLATRAEPLEGELEEAFSVRG; the protein is encoded by the coding sequence ATGGTGGTGGCTTTCATCCTGGGCGGAGCTAGCTGGGGAGCAACGTACGGGTTAGGTGGAATTTGGTACGGCTTCGCCTGCGGCCTGGGGCTTCTGGTTCTCGGTCTGACCCTTGCAAGGCCCATGCGCGCGCTGGCACTTTACACCGTGCCGGACGTTCTGGAGATGCGCTATAGGAGCAAGACCATCCGCTTGCTGGCGGCCCTGCTGTCGCTCCTGGCGCTCGTTGGCATACTGGGGGCACAGGTCTGGGCAGCCTCGGCGATCTTCGAGGCGATTGGACTGCCCGGCACGGCTGGAGCGGTGCTTGCGACGCTGGTCTTCATAGCATACACGGCCTTTTCAGGACTGTGGGCGGTGGCGCTTACGGATTTCGTTCAGGTAATCATCGGAAGCGTTGGAATCTTCGTGGCCGTGGTTCTCGGCCTCATAAAGGTGGGGGGAATAAACGGTCTGAGGGGTGCGCTGGAGGGCATCCAGGGCCTTCCCCAGCCGGCCTCAAGCTACTTCAGCCTCACCTCGCTGGGAGCATCTCTCCTGGCCCTGACGCTCCTGGCCACGGTAATGTACACCCTCATTGGCCAGGACTTTTATCAGCGGCTGTTCGCGGCGAAGGACGAGAAGACGGCAAGGAGGGGCGCGATATACGCCGGCGCTCTGCTCATGGCACTCTCGTTCCTGCCGGCACTTGCGGGCATGCTCGCCATAGCCCTCTCCGGCAACCCGGAGTCGATAATAAACTCACCGAAGACCGCCGTGCCCGCGCTGGTCATTACGGTTTTCGGGAGCGGCGTGGGAGCGATCTTCGTGGCGGCCGTCCTGGCCGCGGTGATGAGTACCGCGGATTCCCTTCTATCCGCGGCAACATCCCACATGGTGAGGGACATCTACGCCAGCTTCATCAACCCCAAAGCCGACGAAAAGAAGCTGCTGAACCTTTCGGTGATAACCACCGTCGCCATTGGCCTGCTCTCCCTGGTGGCGGCGCTCACCATCCAGGGGATCGTGGAGCTGCTGATATACTCCTACGATGTGTACACCTCCGGCGTCTTCATACCCCTCGTGCTCGGCATTTACTGGAGACGGGCCACGAAGGAGGGCGCTCTGGCCGGCATGGCGGCCGGTTCCCTGGCCGCGGTGCTGGGAATAACCGGTGTCGTGTCCTTCCAGTACTGGGAGTACATCTACGTCAGCGGAGCACTGGTATCCGCCGTTGTTATGGTGCTCGTGAGCCTCGCCACCAGGGCAGAGCCGCTTGAGGGGGAGCTGGAGGAGGCCTTTTCGGTCAGGGGCTGA
- a CDS encoding prolyl oligopeptidase family serine peptidase yields the protein MEDQYMWMENLEDERVLKVVEEENKRFREFIGGLSDELFPEVWEYYSMPTLYGAKLTEKGIIAMYKERERQLIRWLGGDVIVDSKALEEELGDEVLLQGFTADGKGRFLAYSFSIGGADEGITRIIDLKTGKLIDEMKPSVWNVTFLEDGYYFSRFYRHGETPDGVKAPAVRLFWKDGNGEKMVFGEGLGSGYFIGLRKSTDGKTAMVTVTFGWNRAEIYVGPIAEPDRWEKAYSAEVPAEPIDVIDGKLYVLTREGRGLGKVIRVEDGKVTEVPPEGEFPLEWAVIVDGKIIAGRLVHASYRLEVYSLDGEKLDEVTFDLPGSVYPLDADGKRALLRYESFTVPYRLYGFDGELNLIGGQEIEGDFRVEEDFAVSKDGTRIHYFLVRGGRDEKKAWVFGYGGFNIALTPRFFPQAIPFIKRGGTFAMANLRGGSEYGEEWHRAGMRENKQNVFDDFIAVLEKLKAEGYRVAAWGRSNGGLLVSATLTQRPDVMDAALIGYPVIDMMRFHKLYIGSVWIPEYGNPDDPKDREFLLKYSPYHNVDPEKSYPPTLIYTGLHDDRVHPAHALKFFMKLKEMDAPVYLRVETKSGHMGASPETRARELTDLLAFVVKILS from the coding sequence ATGGAGGACCAGTACATGTGGATGGAGAACCTAGAGGATGAGCGCGTTTTAAAGGTGGTCGAGGAGGAAAACAAGCGTTTTAGGGAGTTCATTGGGGGACTGAGCGACGAGCTTTTCCCCGAGGTCTGGGAGTACTACTCAATGCCGACGCTCTACGGTGCGAAGCTCACCGAGAAGGGCATCATAGCGATGTACAAGGAGAGGGAGAGACAGCTTATCAGATGGCTCGGTGGAGATGTCATAGTTGATTCCAAGGCCCTTGAGGAGGAGCTTGGCGATGAGGTCCTGCTTCAGGGCTTCACCGCCGACGGAAAGGGAAGGTTCCTCGCCTACAGCTTCTCCATCGGAGGCGCCGATGAGGGGATAACCCGAATCATAGACCTCAAAACAGGAAAGCTCATCGACGAGATGAAGCCCTCGGTCTGGAACGTGACCTTCCTTGAGGACGGATACTACTTCTCCCGCTTCTACCGGCACGGTGAAACGCCCGACGGGGTTAAGGCTCCAGCGGTGAGGCTCTTCTGGAAGGATGGGAACGGGGAGAAGATGGTCTTCGGAGAGGGCCTCGGCTCCGGCTACTTCATCGGGCTGAGGAAGAGCACCGATGGAAAGACTGCGATGGTAACGGTGACCTTCGGCTGGAACAGGGCTGAGATATACGTCGGGCCGATAGCGGAGCCGGACCGGTGGGAGAAGGCCTACTCTGCAGAGGTTCCGGCGGAGCCGATCGATGTAATCGACGGAAAGCTCTACGTCCTCACGAGGGAGGGGAGGGGCCTCGGAAAGGTAATAAGGGTGGAGGACGGAAAAGTTACCGAGGTCCCCCCCGAAGGCGAATTCCCGCTGGAGTGGGCGGTCATCGTGGACGGAAAAATAATCGCCGGCAGGCTCGTCCACGCGAGCTACCGCCTTGAGGTCTACTCCCTGGACGGCGAAAAGCTTGACGAGGTGACCTTCGACCTTCCGGGGAGCGTCTATCCACTCGACGCCGACGGGAAGAGAGCTTTACTCCGTTACGAGAGCTTCACGGTTCCCTACAGGCTCTACGGGTTCGATGGAGAGCTCAACCTCATAGGGGGGCAAGAAATTGAAGGTGACTTCAGGGTCGAGGAGGATTTTGCAGTCTCCAAAGACGGAACGAGGATTCACTACTTCCTCGTTAGGGGCGGGAGGGACGAGAAGAAGGCATGGGTCTTCGGCTACGGCGGCTTCAACATAGCACTAACCCCGAGGTTCTTCCCGCAGGCTATACCCTTCATAAAGCGCGGCGGGACATTCGCCATGGCCAACCTCCGCGGCGGTTCCGAGTACGGCGAGGAGTGGCACAGGGCGGGAATGAGGGAGAACAAACAGAACGTCTTCGATGACTTCATAGCGGTTCTGGAGAAGCTCAAGGCAGAAGGTTATAGAGTTGCCGCGTGGGGCAGGAGCAACGGCGGGCTTTTGGTTTCTGCCACACTCACCCAGAGGCCGGACGTTATGGACGCCGCGCTGATAGGCTACCCCGTCATAGACATGATGCGCTTCCACAAGCTCTACATCGGCAGCGTTTGGATCCCTGAGTACGGCAACCCCGACGACCCGAAGGATAGGGAGTTTCTGCTGAAGTACAGCCCTTACCACAACGTTGACCCTGAGAAGAGCTATCCCCCGACGCTTATCTACACCGGCCTCCATGACGATCGCGTTCATCCGGCACACGCCCTCAAGTTCTTCATGAAGCTGAAGGAAATGGACGCGCCCGTCTACCTCCGCGTGGAGACCAAGAGCGGCCACATGGGTGCTTCACCCGAAACGAGGGCGAGGGAGCTGACGGATTTGCTCGCGTTCGTGGTGAAAATCCTTTCTTAG
- a CDS encoding adenylosuccinate synthetase, translated as MPSYIVVGGQWGDEGKGSVIAYLALKDEPEVIARGGVGTNAGHSVFINGRKYAVRQLPTAFIQTKARLLVGAGVLVDPRVFFHELEHLKDFNVAERVGIDYRCSIIEDEHKKLDRSNSHLHDKIGTTGSGCGPANADRVMRRARLAKDVPELEPYLADVAAEVNDALDEGKLVLVEGTQGFGLSLYYGTYPYVTSKDTTASAIASDVGIGPTRVDDVIVVFKSFPTRVGEGPFPTEMNQEEAEKLGLVEYGTVTGRRRRVGWFDFEFARYSAKLNGATMLALTMLDKYDKDAFGVTDYDKLPRRAREFVEEIEERVGVPVGLIKTGPELEHIIDRRENI; from the coding sequence ATGCCGAGCTACATCGTTGTTGGCGGTCAATGGGGAGACGAGGGCAAGGGCTCCGTTATAGCGTACCTTGCCCTGAAGGACGAGCCTGAGGTCATAGCGCGCGGTGGCGTTGGGACGAACGCGGGCCACAGCGTTTTTATCAACGGCAGGAAGTATGCGGTCAGGCAGCTTCCAACGGCGTTCATCCAGACGAAGGCCCGGCTTCTCGTGGGTGCGGGCGTTCTGGTTGATCCCCGGGTGTTCTTCCACGAGCTTGAGCATCTTAAGGACTTCAACGTCGCCGAGAGGGTTGGCATCGACTACCGCTGTTCCATAATCGAGGACGAGCACAAGAAGCTCGACAGGAGCAACAGCCACCTCCACGACAAGATAGGCACCACCGGAAGCGGCTGTGGGCCGGCGAACGCCGACAGGGTCATGAGGCGGGCGAGGCTTGCAAAGGACGTCCCCGAGCTTGAACCCTACCTGGCTGATGTCGCCGCGGAAGTGAACGACGCCCTGGACGAAGGAAAGCTCGTGCTCGTCGAGGGGACGCAGGGCTTCGGCCTGAGCCTCTACTACGGAACCTATCCCTACGTGACCTCGAAGGACACGACCGCTTCAGCCATAGCGAGTGACGTTGGAATAGGCCCGACGAGGGTCGATGACGTCATAGTCGTCTTCAAGAGCTTCCCGACGAGGGTCGGCGAAGGGCCGTTCCCGACGGAGATGAACCAGGAAGAGGCTGAGAAGCTGGGCCTCGTTGAGTACGGGACCGTCACAGGGAGGCGGAGGCGGGTCGGCTGGTTCGACTTCGAGTTCGCCCGCTACTCCGCGAAGCTCAACGGCGCGACGATGCTCGCCCTGACGATGCTGGACAAGTACGACAAGGATGCCTTCGGTGTCACCGACTACGACAAGCTTCCTAGGAGGGCCAGGGAGTTCGTTGAGGAGATTGAGGAGCGCGTCGGTGTTCCGGTTGGACTCATCAAGACCGGGCCCGAGCTGGAGCACATAATAGACAGAAGGGAAAACATCTAG
- a CDS encoding alpha/beta hydrolase, whose protein sequence is MEVYKARFGEPRLGWVVLVHGLGEHSGRYGRLIRELNDAGFAVYTFDWPGHGKSPGKRGHTSVEEAMEIIDGIIDEIGENPFLFGHSLGGLTVIRYAETRPDKILGVVASSPALAKSPETPGFMVTLAKFLGKVAPGVVLSNGLKPELLSRNPEAVKRYVEDPLVHDRISAKLGRSIFENMELAHRDAGMIKVPILLIVGTGDVITPPGGSRRLFEELAVEDKAIKEFEGAYHEIFEDPEWADELHRTVVEWMVRHTG, encoded by the coding sequence ATGGAGGTTTACAAGGCCAGGTTCGGCGAACCGAGGCTCGGCTGGGTCGTTCTCGTCCACGGCCTCGGCGAGCACAGCGGAAGGTACGGGAGATTAATCAGAGAGCTCAACGATGCCGGCTTCGCCGTCTACACCTTCGACTGGCCCGGCCACGGGAAGAGCCCCGGCAAGAGGGGGCATACGAGTGTCGAAGAAGCTATGGAAATAATCGACGGGATAATAGACGAAATCGGCGAAAACCCATTCCTCTTCGGCCACAGCCTCGGCGGCTTAACCGTCATCAGATACGCTGAGACACGGCCCGATAAAATACTGGGCGTGGTAGCGTCCTCGCCGGCCCTCGCCAAAAGCCCCGAAACGCCCGGATTCATGGTAACCCTCGCGAAGTTCCTTGGAAAGGTGGCCCCAGGGGTTGTTCTCTCCAACGGATTGAAGCCGGAGCTGCTTTCCAGGAACCCCGAAGCGGTGAAACGCTACGTCGAAGACCCACTCGTCCACGACAGGATTTCCGCAAAGCTCGGAAGGAGCATCTTCGAGAACATGGAACTGGCCCACAGGGACGCGGGGATGATAAAGGTTCCAATCCTCTTAATCGTCGGCACGGGCGACGTGATAACACCGCCCGGGGGCTCGAGGAGGCTTTTTGAGGAGCTGGCAGTTGAGGACAAGGCGATTAAAGAATTCGAGGGGGCCTACCACGAGATATTCGAGGACCCCGAGTGGGCGGATGAACTCCACCGAACGGTGGTTGAGTGGATGGTGAGGCACACAGGGTGA
- a CDS encoding type II toxin-antitoxin system VapC family toxin, which translates to MKLFLDTNLLVYLLTRTPKAERKIVEFYAELIENHSLYTSALVLDETIHVARRKYDVPYKLSIEFIDEKVLPYVEVLPLGVFDYITAREIILKYNLRPSDALHVAVIENNGLQAIVSEDEDFDRLPLKRIWLGG; encoded by the coding sequence ATGAAGCTCTTCCTCGACACAAACCTTCTCGTTTACCTCCTAACCAGAACACCCAAAGCTGAGCGGAAAATCGTGGAGTTCTACGCCGAGCTGATTGAGAATCACAGCCTTTACACAAGCGCGCTGGTTCTTGACGAAACCATCCACGTTGCCAGGAGGAAATACGACGTCCCATACAAACTCTCTATTGAGTTCATAGACGAGAAAGTCCTTCCCTACGTCGAAGTTCTCCCTCTGGGGGTCTTCGATTACATAACTGCCAGAGAAATAATCCTCAAATACAACCTCCGTCCCTCCGATGCCCTTCACGTTGCAGTCATAGAGAACAACGGCCTTCAGGCAATAGTGAGCGAGGATGAGGATTTTGACAGGCTTCCACTCAAGAGAATTTGGCTGGGTGGTTGA
- a CDS encoding AbrB/MazE/SpoVT family DNA-binding domain-containing protein gives MIPLVSIRLKVGPKGQIVIPKVFREAYGIKEGGEVIVEPTERGLIIMPKKSKEKLIEELLEWKHKRAKGKPAKLGELKGISLEDEFDEVWGIGE, from the coding sequence GTGATACCATTGGTTAGTATCCGCCTCAAGGTCGGGCCGAAGGGACAGATAGTCATCCCCAAGGTTTTCAGGGAAGCTTATGGCATAAAGGAAGGTGGGGAGGTGATAGTCGAGCCGACGGAGAGGGGGCTGATAATAATGCCCAAGAAGAGTAAAGAAAAGCTGATTGAAGAGCTCCTCGAATGGAAGCACAAGAGGGCCAAGGGAAAACCCGCCAAACTCGGCGAACTTAAAGGTATAAGCCTCGAAGATGAGTTCGACGAGGTCTGGGGGATTGGAGAATGA